A genomic segment from Saprospiraceae bacterium encodes:
- a CDS encoding histidine phosphatase family protein has translation MHTRKMFILRHGETDQNRNGIVQGRGINSTLNETGLHQSKAFYQQYKNIEFDHIRCSSQQRSYQTIQHFDSSDRPILRDSRLDEIGWGEHEGKAGDPELMEKYYRIINSWSNGNYSDAAQGGESAWELSLRLQSFLDEVHALDFKNALICTHGRTLRAMICLLKKQELMHMELVYHSNTGLYVAEFNNDDWQIILENDCNHLSKSIER, from the coding sequence ATGCATACTAGAAAAATGTTTATTCTTCGCCATGGTGAAACAGATCAAAACAGGAATGGTATTGTACAAGGCAGAGGCATTAATTCAACATTGAATGAAACGGGTTTGCATCAGTCGAAAGCGTTTTACCAACAGTATAAAAATATTGAGTTTGATCATATCCGTTGCTCAAGCCAACAAAGAAGTTACCAAACCATCCAACATTTTGATTCGTCAGACAGGCCAATCCTTCGGGACAGCAGATTGGATGAAATTGGTTGGGGAGAACATGAAGGGAAAGCAGGAGATCCTGAATTAATGGAAAAATATTATCGAATTATAAATTCCTGGTCCAATGGAAATTATTCTGATGCTGCACAGGGTGGTGAAAGTGCATGGGAGTTGAGTTTACGACTTCAGTCCTTTTTAGATGAGGTTCATGCTCTGGATTTTAAGAATGCATTAATTTGTACGCATGGAAGGACTTTGCGTGCAATGATTTGCCTTTTAAAAAAGCAAGAACTCATGCATATGGAGTTGGTTTACCACAGCAATACGGGTTTGTATGTTGCAGAATTCAATAACGACGATTGGCAAATCATTTTAGAAAATGATTGCAATCATTTATCTAAAAGTATCGAACGTTGA
- a CDS encoding CofH family radical SAM protein, with protein MTLWEESDILLNSNDLIRGIQSKVLNSERITAEEGLYLFEHASLSELAYLANYIRENKHGDKSFFNRNFHIEPTNVCVYTCSFCSYSRLIKKRDEGWEYTHEQIMDIVKSFDDKPVTEVHIVGGVLPKYDVDFYLNLFKEIKTHRPDLHIKALTPVEFHYIFKKAKLSYEEGMERMLQAGLDSLPGGGAEIFDETLREKIAGGKCSSEEWLRIHEIWHGLGKKSNATILYGHLETYAHRIDHLERLRVLQDKTGGFQTFIPLKFRNKDNEMSYLPEVSILEDLRNYAVSRIYLDNFEHIKAYWPMLGRTNAQLSLSFGVDDLDGTIDDTTKIYSMAGSEELNPAMSTGELVQLIQQVGRTAVERDSVYNIIKEYQEGELVNTNTYNFYNLPVV; from the coding sequence ATGACTTTATGGGAAGAAAGTGATATTTTGTTGAATTCTAATGATTTAATTCGTGGAATTCAGTCTAAAGTTTTAAATTCGGAACGCATAACAGCTGAAGAGGGCTTGTATCTGTTTGAGCATGCCAGTCTTTCTGAATTGGCCTATTTAGCAAATTACATTCGGGAGAACAAGCATGGTGATAAAAGTTTTTTTAACCGTAATTTTCATATAGAACCGACCAATGTCTGTGTCTATACCTGCTCTTTTTGTTCCTATTCGCGTTTGATAAAAAAGAGGGATGAAGGTTGGGAGTACACCCATGAACAAATCATGGACATTGTAAAATCGTTTGACGATAAACCTGTTACAGAAGTTCATATCGTTGGAGGTGTTTTACCAAAATATGATGTAGACTTTTACCTGAATCTTTTTAAGGAGATTAAGACTCACAGACCTGATTTACATATTAAAGCACTTACCCCGGTTGAGTTTCATTACATATTCAAGAAAGCGAAGCTTTCTTATGAAGAGGGTATGGAGCGCATGCTTCAAGCAGGTTTGGATTCCTTGCCAGGTGGGGGTGCAGAAATATTTGATGAAACACTCCGTGAAAAGATAGCAGGTGGAAAATGCAGTTCGGAGGAATGGCTGCGAATTCATGAAATCTGGCATGGCCTTGGTAAAAAATCAAATGCTACGATATTATACGGGCACCTTGAAACCTATGCCCACCGGATCGATCATTTGGAGCGATTGCGCGTATTGCAAGATAAAACGGGAGGTTTTCAAACATTTATTCCTTTAAAATTCAGAAATAAGGATAATGAAATGTCGTATTTGCCTGAAGTAAGTATTTTGGAGGACTTAAGAAATTATGCTGTGTCCAGAATTTATCTTGACAATTTTGAGCACATTAAAGCCTATTGGCCTATGTTGGGACGGACAAATGCACAGCTCAGTTTATCTTTTGGTGTCGATGATTTGGATGGAACCATTGATGATACCACTAAAATTTATTCGATGGCGGGATCAGAAGAACTCAACCCTGCTATGAGTACCGGGGAGTTGGTGCAATTGATTCAACAAGTTGGACGTACAGCCGTAGAACGGGATTCAGTATATAATATCATTAAAGAATATCAGGAAGGAGAATTAGTGAATACCAATACGTATAATTTTTACAATTTGCCAGTAGTGTAG
- a CDS encoding glycosyltransferase, translating into MLSVLIPVYNYDVRNLVRQVIEQCQQCQIPFELIILNDASDQSYHHIFEELKSVSKVKFFENSKNCGRAASRNRLGNLAQFDWLLFLDCDVQLIHSNFIQTYLNAIKLGKQSVYYGSCCYDKFPPQKDQLKLHWKYGKLRENPPISKRIAHPYQTFHTVNFITHRSILLKHPFDESLSVYGHEDSLWARTLQEHVIEIVQIENEVLHLGLYSSRIFLRKTASAVKNLLLLEFHHKKLNTKLESTVKKIQSFLPGWLVFKLYKSIERKLVRNLLSNNPKMIYLDIYKLGLYLRFKNKLTRQF; encoded by the coding sequence ATGCTATCCGTATTAATTCCAGTTTACAATTATGATGTGCGAAATTTAGTACGGCAAGTTATTGAACAATGTCAACAATGTCAGATACCATTTGAACTCATTATATTAAATGATGCATCAGATCAATCATATCACCATATTTTTGAGGAATTAAAATCAGTATCCAAGGTAAAATTTTTTGAAAATTCAAAAAACTGTGGCCGCGCTGCATCCAGAAATCGCCTGGGTAACTTAGCACAATTTGACTGGTTGCTATTTTTAGATTGCGACGTACAATTAATCCATTCCAATTTTATTCAAACGTATTTAAATGCCATTAAATTAGGGAAGCAATCTGTTTATTATGGATCATGTTGTTATGATAAATTTCCACCACAAAAAGATCAATTAAAATTGCATTGGAAATATGGAAAGTTAAGAGAAAATCCACCGATTTCAAAACGAATCGCACATCCCTACCAAACGTTTCATACGGTAAATTTTATTACACACCGAAGCATTTTATTAAAACATCCCTTTGATGAAAGCCTTAGTGTTTATGGGCATGAAGACAGCCTTTGGGCAAGAACGCTTCAGGAACATGTCATCGAAATTGTGCAAATTGAAAATGAAGTTTTACACTTGGGCCTCTATAGCTCGAGAATATTTTTACGAAAAACCGCAAGTGCTGTAAAAAATTTATTGCTATTAGAATTCCACCATAAAAAACTGAATACAAAACTTGAATCCACGGTTAAAAAGATTCAATCCTTCTTACCAGGCTGGTTGGTTTTTAAATTGTATAAAAGCATTGAGCGAAAACTCGTTCGAAACCTTTTAAGCAACAATCCAAAAATGATATATTTAGATATATATAAATTAGGACTCTATCTCAGATTTAAAAATAAATTAACCCGGCAATTCTAA
- a CDS encoding TonB-dependent receptor: MKAHYILKLSLIYYSFFFSISGNIFAQTVLNGKLTDAKTGEALIGASVLIKGTTQGTTTDFDGDFVLKTNLSLPLVLEFRYSGYATKELNYTEAGKKINMQLEVESILIDVVEVSGQRISDKQKSSPLTVESMDLIAIKETPSANFYDGLGSLKDVDLTAASLGFKVVNTRGFNSTSPVRSLQIIDGVDNQAPGLNFSLGNFLGCSELDVLKVDLIVGASSAFYGPNAFNGVIKMETKSPFYHKGLSAMIKTGERNLVETGIRYADVIKNKSGNDLIGFKANFFFMKAYDWVANNFNPVDNIKKDSIFYLNNIPNPGRWDAVNIYGDEYYSLNDLTSNNTLTGTESNYWTNPGLRSFYRTGYKEEDLVDYNTKNYKGNAAVHVRLNPKNKFNSPELIIASCFGSGTTVYQGDNRFSLKNILFYQNRIEIQKTNKYFLRAYSTNENAGDSYDPYFTAIRLLDYTKNNEIWANNYRTFWLLNNNSPSKMWALGYPKVIFNPNTGMGEFDFNAAKKWLVDYADTLRNWHSLAEDFANKKSLNPSEQTIDFLTPGTRAFDSLFNIITSGKSNSIEKGTRFYDQSALYHVQGEYTFEPFFLENLIVGGNMRWYSPNSDGTIFTDSMGRKIRNFEFGLYSGINKKLFDNKLNVNLALRVDKNENFDLISSPAASLVYKPKENTYLRASFSSAVRNPTLTDQYLHLNVGRAILSGNLSGFDSLITVESFVNYLGNRATPIEYIRKDSINPPFVDPIRPERVKTFELGIRTSLFNSTFIDLGYYFSTYKDFIGYNIGIKSRFDPVTGFPKDPQAYRVSANSINTVQTQGFSAGINYYFSDFFALSGNYSYNKLIKTNEEDPIIPAFNTPENKYNLGFSGRDIYFSFFGGTIRNIGFNINYKWVQDFIFEGSPQFTGYLPAYGLMDAQINWRSSKWNTTFKLGASNLLNNEHYEAYGGPSIGRLSYFTILYEWKKK, encoded by the coding sequence ATGAAAGCTCACTACATATTAAAGTTATCTCTAATTTATTATAGCTTCTTTTTCAGTATTTCTGGAAATATTTTTGCACAAACAGTCCTAAACGGAAAATTGACAGATGCAAAAACAGGTGAAGCTTTAATTGGAGCCAGCGTACTGATAAAAGGAACCACTCAAGGAACCACCACGGATTTTGATGGTGATTTTGTATTAAAAACGAACCTCAGTCTTCCCCTTGTTTTGGAATTCAGATACAGCGGCTATGCTACCAAAGAGTTAAATTATACAGAAGCAGGAAAAAAAATCAACATGCAATTGGAGGTTGAATCCATTTTAATTGATGTTGTTGAAGTGAGTGGTCAAAGAATTAGTGACAAACAAAAATCTTCCCCGCTTACTGTTGAATCCATGGATTTAATTGCAATTAAAGAAACTCCTTCGGCCAATTTTTATGATGGACTTGGCTCTTTAAAAGATGTGGATCTGACTGCAGCCAGTCTGGGTTTTAAAGTGGTAAATACCAGAGGGTTTAACAGCACCAGTCCGGTAAGGTCTTTGCAAATTATTGATGGGGTTGATAATCAGGCACCTGGTTTAAACTTTTCTTTAGGTAATTTCCTTGGCTGCTCTGAATTGGATGTCTTAAAAGTTGATTTAATTGTTGGAGCCAGTTCAGCATTTTATGGGCCCAATGCTTTTAATGGTGTTATTAAAATGGAAACCAAGAGTCCGTTTTATCACAAAGGACTGTCGGCTATGATAAAAACCGGTGAACGAAATTTAGTTGAAACCGGAATTCGCTATGCCGATGTAATTAAAAATAAATCTGGAAATGATTTAATTGGTTTCAAAGCCAATTTCTTTTTCATGAAAGCATACGATTGGGTTGCAAATAATTTCAATCCGGTTGATAATATTAAAAAAGATTCTATCTTTTATCTCAACAACATTCCGAATCCGGGCAGATGGGATGCAGTAAATATTTATGGAGATGAATATTATTCATTAAATGACCTAACCAGCAACAATACCTTAACAGGAACTGAATCCAACTATTGGACTAATCCGGGATTGCGTAGCTTTTATCGCACAGGATACAAAGAAGAAGATCTGGTTGATTACAATACAAAAAATTACAAAGGCAATGCCGCAGTGCATGTGCGCTTAAATCCAAAAAACAAATTCAATTCTCCTGAATTAATTATTGCCAGTTGCTTTGGCAGCGGCACTACCGTGTATCAGGGAGACAATCGTTTTTCACTTAAGAATATATTGTTCTATCAAAATCGGATAGAAATACAAAAAACAAACAAATACTTTTTAAGGGCTTATTCAACCAATGAAAACGCAGGAGATTCTTACGATCCCTATTTTACTGCCATTCGCTTATTGGATTATACTAAAAACAATGAAATCTGGGCTAATAATTACAGAACCTTTTGGTTGTTAAACAACAACTCACCTTCAAAAATGTGGGCACTCGGTTATCCAAAAGTGATATTTAATCCAAATACCGGAATGGGTGAATTTGATTTTAATGCTGCGAAAAAATGGTTGGTCGATTATGCGGATACCTTGCGCAATTGGCACAGTCTTGCAGAAGATTTTGCCAATAAGAAAAGCTTAAATCCTTCTGAACAAACGATTGATTTTCTAACACCAGGCACCCGGGCATTTGATTCTCTTTTTAATATTATTACTTCAGGCAAATCAAATTCCATTGAAAAGGGAACCCGGTTTTATGACCAATCTGCTTTATACCATGTCCAGGGAGAATACACTTTTGAACCATTCTTTTTAGAAAATTTAATTGTAGGTGGAAACATGCGCTGGTATAGTCCCAATTCAGATGGTACCATTTTTACAGATTCCATGGGACGGAAAATTCGAAATTTTGAATTTGGTTTGTATTCGGGAATCAATAAAAAATTGTTCGATAATAAATTAAATGTAAATCTTGCATTGCGTGTTGATAAAAATGAAAATTTTGATCTTATCTCTTCCCCTGCAGCTTCTTTAGTCTATAAGCCTAAAGAAAATACATACCTGCGGGCTTCCTTTTCATCTGCAGTTCGAAATCCAACTTTAACTGACCAATATTTGCATTTGAATGTGGGACGAGCCATCCTTTCAGGAAACCTTTCCGGATTTGATAGCTTGATAACGGTTGAATCTTTTGTAAATTATCTTGGAAACCGGGCAACACCTATAGAGTATATCCGAAAAGACTCCATAAATCCACCTTTTGTAGATCCAATTCGTCCGGAACGTGTAAAAACATTTGAATTAGGAATTCGAACCAGTTTGTTTAACTCCACGTTTATTGACTTAGGATATTACTTTAGTACGTACAAAGATTTTATTGGCTATAATATTGGAATCAAATCCAGATTTGATCCTGTTACCGGATTTCCAAAAGATCCTCAAGCTTATAGAGTATCTGCCAATTCAATCAATACAGTACAAACACAAGGATTTTCAGCCGGGATTAATTATTATTTTTCTGACTTCTTTGCATTGAGTGGAAATTATTCCTACAATAAACTGATTAAAACGAATGAAGAAGATCCTATAATTCCTGCTTTCAATACTCCTGAAAACAAATACAATCTTGGTTTTTCAGGCAGGGATATTTATTTTTCTTTTTTTGGTGGAACCATCAGGAATATTGGATTTAATATTAATTATAAATGGGTGCAGGATTTTATTTTTGAAGGCTCACCACAATTCACCGGTTATCTACCTGCATACGGATTAATGGATGCACAAATCAATTGGAGGAGTTCAAAATGGAATACCACTTTTAAACTTGGTGCTTCAAATTTATTAAACAACGAACATTATGAAGCCTATGGCGGACCATCTATTGGCCGCTTAAGTTACTTTACGATCTTATATGAATGGAAGAAAAAATAA
- a CDS encoding T9SS type A sorting domain-containing protein: MKKTLLFCFLLLNLTLLFGQNQRYLDQIYSEVKVDTNIVYGVNATILTVADPRFKQAMPQPLMMDIYSPVGDNLATRPLILYYHTGNFLPYPQNGSVSGTRRDSTCVEICTQLAKMGYVVASVDYRLGWDPVNTSKDVRVYTLINAAYRGVQDGHTCIRFFKRDVTEFGNRFGVDTSRITIWGQGTGGYVAANLGALDSYGKIPTASNGKFLINTPVGILPMVIEAINGNLTGTTVGTVPPGFGALLGVPDGDTLCYPNHVGYQSGFQLGVNMGGAVGDSAWIDPGQPPVISMHSTTDPFAPYKEGLVLVPVTPPLEVVPVQGSYLIQYLNTAFGNNEVFSTKSKLFNDPYTLAANQLNDGLDGLYPLVRESPYDSSPWDYWDPATNINHARGLQTNPDMSKAKALRFIDTLINYVKPRACLALGLNCDLSRYTGITNLDPSTVGLDVVPNPAQDQIVVKTDAAFPIQSITILDLNGRVYNTISKINSNSVTINRDELKSGIYFLKIHFNKGESFSKVVFK; the protein is encoded by the coding sequence ATGAAAAAAACTTTACTCTTTTGTTTTCTTTTACTTAACCTGACTTTGTTATTCGGACAAAATCAAAGATATCTTGATCAGATATACAGTGAAGTAAAAGTTGACACAAACATTGTTTATGGTGTGAATGCAACTATTTTAACCGTTGCAGATCCACGTTTTAAACAAGCAATGCCACAGCCTCTGATGATGGACATATACAGTCCGGTTGGAGATAATCTGGCTACACGTCCATTGATTCTTTATTATCACACTGGAAACTTTTTACCTTATCCACAAAATGGAAGTGTAAGTGGTACAAGACGCGATTCAACCTGTGTTGAAATTTGTACACAATTAGCTAAAATGGGATATGTTGTTGCATCCGTTGACTATCGTCTTGGATGGGATCCTGTAAATACCAGCAAAGACGTTCGTGTATATACCTTAATCAATGCTGCATACCGCGGTGTTCAGGATGGACATACCTGCATACGATTCTTTAAAAGAGATGTAACTGAATTTGGTAATCGTTTTGGTGTTGATACTTCCCGTATCACAATATGGGGACAGGGAACCGGCGGTTATGTCGCTGCTAACTTAGGTGCATTAGACAGTTATGGAAAAATTCCAACTGCTTCAAATGGTAAATTTTTAATCAACACACCCGTCGGAATTCTTCCAATGGTTATTGAAGCAATCAATGGAAATTTAACGGGTACCACGGTAGGTACGGTTCCTCCAGGATTTGGTGCCTTATTGGGTGTTCCAGATGGCGACACCTTATGCTATCCAAACCATGTTGGATACCAATCCGGATTCCAACTTGGAGTTAACATGGGTGGAGCTGTAGGCGATTCTGCCTGGATTGATCCAGGTCAACCACCGGTTATTTCTATGCACAGTACAACCGACCCATTTGCACCTTACAAAGAAGGTCTTGTGTTAGTTCCAGTAACTCCACCTCTTGAAGTAGTTCCGGTTCAAGGAAGTTACCTCATTCAATATTTGAATACAGCATTTGGTAACAACGAAGTTTTTAGTACGAAGTCGAAATTATTTAACGACCCATATACATTGGCTGCTAATCAATTAAACGATGGATTGGATGGTCTGTATCCATTAGTTAGAGAAAGTCCATATGATTCAAGTCCTTGGGATTATTGGGATCCAGCAACAAACATCAATCATGCCAGAGGCTTGCAAACGAATCCAGATATGTCAAAAGCTAAAGCACTTCGCTTTATTGATACCTTAATCAATTATGTAAAGCCTAGAGCTTGTTTGGCATTGGGTCTCAATTGTGATCTTAGCAGATATACAGGAATTACGAATCTGGATCCGTCTACAGTTGGTTTAGATGTTGTACCTAATCCTGCACAAGATCAAATTGTAGTAAAAACAGATGCTGCTTTTCCAATTCAATCTATTACCATATTAGATTTAAACGGACGCGTTTATAACACCATTTCAAAAATTAATTCAAACAGTGTTACAATCAATCGCGATGAACTTAAATCTGGTATTTACTTTTTGAAAATTCATTTCAACAAAGGAGAGAGTTTTTCAAAAGTTGTGTTTAAGTAA
- a CDS encoding aldo/keto reductase — protein sequence MQYRKLGHSGLQVSLLSFGSWVSFHNQVDQQLAAKLMAYAYDKGINFFDNAEVYAHGKAEIIMGQVLKSMQWDRSSYLVSSKVFFGRGDKRPNMTGLSRKHIREACDEALIRMQLNYLDLFFAHRPDKNTPIEETVWAMNQLIHAGKILYWGTSEWSAQEIMEAHLWARQYHLIGPTMEQPQYNMLTRNKIEVEYSQIFKTVGLGTTIWSPLASGILTTKYLNNQIPEGSRMALPEYQWLKEKNLLPENLKIASQLNLLAQQLNTTLPKLAIAWCAQNPNVSTVILGATRLEQLEETIESLDALPLLTKEVNEQIENILNNKPATTPY from the coding sequence ATGCAATACAGAAAATTAGGGCATTCCGGATTACAAGTCAGTTTACTTTCATTTGGTTCCTGGGTGAGTTTTCACAATCAAGTAGACCAACAACTTGCTGCAAAGCTCATGGCTTATGCATATGATAAAGGCATAAACTTTTTTGATAATGCAGAAGTCTATGCCCATGGCAAAGCAGAAATAATCATGGGTCAGGTTCTTAAATCCATGCAATGGGATCGAAGCAGTTACCTGGTATCCAGTAAAGTCTTTTTCGGGCGAGGAGATAAAAGACCCAATATGACCGGATTGAGTCGCAAACACATTCGGGAAGCCTGCGATGAAGCGTTAATTCGAATGCAATTAAATTATCTGGATTTGTTTTTTGCCCATCGCCCGGATAAAAACACACCCATCGAAGAAACCGTGTGGGCTATGAATCAATTAATCCATGCCGGAAAAATCCTTTATTGGGGAACATCGGAATGGTCTGCTCAGGAAATCATGGAAGCCCATCTCTGGGCAAGACAATATCATTTAATCGGGCCTACCATGGAACAGCCTCAATACAATATGCTTACAAGAAATAAAATTGAAGTTGAATACAGTCAAATTTTTAAAACCGTTGGACTTGGAACGACCATATGGTCTCCATTGGCCTCTGGCATATTAACTACCAAATATCTCAACAATCAAATTCCTGAAGGAAGTCGAATGGCATTACCAGAATACCAATGGTTAAAAGAAAAAAATTTACTACCTGAAAATTTAAAAATAGCAAGCCAATTAAATCTACTTGCACAGCAACTGAATACAACACTTCCTAAATTGGCAATTGCCTGGTGTGCACAGAACCCAAACGTAAGTACAGTCATTTTAGGGGCTACCCGATTGGAACAATTGGAAGAAACCATTGAATCTTTAGATGCATTGCCTTTATTAACAAAAGAAGTAAATGAACAAATTGAGAATATATTAAATAACAAACCTGCAACAACACCCTATTGA
- a CDS encoding carboxylesterase family protein — protein sequence MKYLALFLFSCFTFNAFSQCDYSSGRFAVASEKKLLYGILPDYRDLQDSLFLDIYYPIGSPEIQKPLVIWAFGGGFFQGAREDFAAVCSDLASRGIVSATIDYRIGFDGPYPTLGPPFSYDVAEIIRAGYRGATDMKGAIRFLKAKSNQYGIDLDRIWIGGASAGSIVALNAAFLDLPSEKPKETGAISPIGTKIRSDLGPIEGVLNQNGYDSKIQGVFNIFGALLDTNAINTDNKIAVFSYHQIQDPVVPCDARPPYYNYTFISNNYPVAYGTCVITERLKNIGMDPLYYETWIYQGNQHATHDNEAVIDFLLQQAKPFFCKTITNSSTETSQPLDGVYIIPNLVSDYFEIKNAPDQFGFTIFNAAGQILTHENRTTNHLIQVSNYKSGVYFMTIYNGSSQKTLRWIKY from the coding sequence ATGAAATATCTTGCCTTGTTTTTATTCTCCTGCTTTACATTCAATGCGTTTTCACAATGCGATTATTCCTCTGGGCGTTTTGCAGTTGCATCTGAGAAGAAATTGCTTTACGGCATACTCCCGGATTACAGAGACTTACAAGATTCCTTGTTTTTGGATATTTATTACCCCATTGGATCTCCTGAAATTCAAAAACCGCTTGTCATTTGGGCATTCGGCGGTGGTTTTTTTCAAGGCGCCCGTGAAGATTTTGCTGCCGTTTGTAGTGATCTGGCGAGCCGGGGCATTGTTTCTGCTACCATAGATTATAGAATTGGCTTTGATGGACCGTATCCGACCTTAGGTCCGCCATTTTCTTATGATGTTGCCGAAATTATTAGAGCTGGTTACCGCGGTGCCACCGATATGAAAGGAGCCATTCGATTCTTAAAAGCAAAATCCAACCAATATGGAATTGATTTGGACAGGATTTGGATTGGAGGAGCAAGCGCTGGGTCAATTGTTGCCTTAAATGCTGCATTTCTTGATCTGCCATCTGAAAAACCAAAAGAAACTGGCGCCATCTCACCCATTGGGACAAAAATACGATCCGATTTAGGACCCATTGAAGGAGTGCTTAACCAAAATGGTTATGATTCAAAAATTCAGGGTGTCTTCAATATTTTTGGAGCATTACTGGATACGAATGCAATCAATACGGATAATAAAATTGCAGTGTTTTCTTATCATCAAATCCAGGATCCGGTGGTTCCTTGTGATGCAAGGCCTCCATACTATAACTATACCTTTATTTCAAATAACTATCCAGTTGCTTATGGAACCTGTGTAATAACAGAACGTCTAAAAAACATTGGGATGGACCCACTGTATTACGAAACATGGATTTACCAGGGCAATCAACATGCTACCCATGACAATGAAGCCGTCATCGATTTTCTATTGCAACAAGCAAAACCATTTTTCTGTAAAACAATTACAAATTCCAGCACTGAAACCTCACAACCACTAGATGGTGTTTATATTATTCCAAACCTGGTTTCTGATTATTTTGAAATTAAAAATGCACCAGACCAATTTGGCTTTACTATTTTCAATGCAGCCGGACAAATTTTAACACATGAAAACAGAACTACTAATCATTTAATTCAGGTTTCCAATTATAAATCCGGAGTTTATTTTATGACGATTTATAATGGTTCTTCACAAAAAACCTTGCGTTGGATTAAATATTAA
- the lhgO gene encoding L-2-hydroxyglutarate oxidase, which translates to MKYDVLIAGAGIVGVSTAYQLLSRSPDLRIVLLEKEAEPAMHQTGHNSGVMHSGIYYKPGSYKAWNCIQGYQMLVEYCNKHDIPYNLIGKLIVANHANEIPKLNQIYNNGIQNGLQNLKLLNQDQVTEIEKNVRCLQAILIPQSGIIDYKKVVKSLALNISKNDSQIDTNKKIISVQQKNNQLIVRCSDQSEYVTDFFINCSGLQSDRIAKMCGLKLNFKIIPFKGNYFKLKQEKKDIVERLIYPVPDPQFPFLGIHYTRLMNGDQTLGPNAVLVLDREGYSNHAFDLKDSMDIINYSGFWKLIAKHWKTGISEYRRNYSKAYFAAKACEMTPGIEPQDLEPAGSGIRAQLVDDQGSMVEDFVRLRSANMIHVCNAPSPAATAGLSIGKQIADWYFEKD; encoded by the coding sequence ATGAAATACGATGTACTGATTGCCGGAGCCGGCATTGTGGGGGTATCTACAGCCTATCAGCTGCTTAGCAGATCTCCGGATTTGCGCATCGTGCTTTTAGAAAAAGAAGCCGAGCCTGCAATGCATCAAACGGGCCATAATTCGGGTGTCATGCATTCCGGAATTTATTATAAACCTGGATCGTATAAAGCCTGGAATTGCATACAAGGCTATCAAATGCTGGTAGAATATTGTAATAAACATGACATTCCATATAATTTAATCGGCAAATTAATTGTAGCGAATCATGCCAATGAAATTCCTAAATTAAATCAAATTTATAATAATGGAATTCAAAACGGACTACAGAATTTAAAATTACTGAATCAGGACCAGGTTACAGAAATTGAAAAAAATGTACGCTGTTTACAAGCGATCCTGATTCCTCAGTCTGGAATAATTGACTACAAGAAGGTGGTTAAAAGTCTTGCATTAAATATTAGCAAAAATGATTCCCAGATTGACACAAATAAAAAAATCATAAGTGTCCAACAAAAAAACAATCAACTTATTGTTCGGTGTTCAGATCAATCTGAATATGTAACTGATTTTTTTATTAATTGTTCCGGACTGCAATCAGACCGGATTGCGAAAATGTGTGGATTAAAATTAAATTTTAAAATCATTCCATTTAAAGGAAATTATTTTAAATTAAAACAAGAAAAAAAAGACATTGTCGAGCGACTCATCTACCCGGTACCTGATCCCCAATTTCCATTCTTGGGAATCCATTACACCCGATTGATGAATGGCGATCAAACCTTAGGACCAAATGCTGTTTTAGTATTGGACAGAGAAGGATATTCAAACCATGCATTTGATTTAAAGGATAGCATGGACATTATAAATTATTCCGGTTTTTGGAAATTAATTGCCAAGCACTGGAAAACCGGAATTTCTGAATATCGCAGGAATTATTCTAAAGCATATTTTGCAGCAAAAGCCTGTGAAATGACTCCAGGCATCGAACCACAAGACCTTGAACCAGCTGGTTCCGGAATCCGTGCCCAACTGGTAGACGATCAGGGATCCATGGTAGAGGATTTTGTACGCCTCCGCAGTGCGAATATGATCCATGTTTGCAATGCCCCTTCACCTGCTGCAACTGCCGGACTTTCAATTGGCAAACAAATTGCAGATTGGTATTTTGAGAAGGATTAA